One Parafrankia discariae DNA segment encodes these proteins:
- a CDS encoding glycoside hydrolase family 6 protein, with protein MAVTTPDVPTGPLTAVGPNCPAGDPAGAQRPAESASSPDPAPAAPFLIDRNSQAAEEANRDPARAQAIAPLVNTPTAFPVGDWLRDVSGEVRTRVSASRDTGTTAIFMIYAIPHRDAGAGHSAGGLPNADAYRTFTRQVAGAISDARAVVVLEPDSLGQMDSLPADQQAERYALLNDAVGVYGALPNTSVYLDGANCGWTAAPVIADRLLRAGVKGARGFAVNVSNYYRTADETARGEVVSALTGGTHFVVDTSRNGQGPADGIQDPWCNPPGRGLGAAPTIETGSPHADAFLWIKTPGASDGECGRGDPVAGAWWQQQAEELVRLAATG; from the coding sequence GTGGCCGTAACCACACCGGACGTCCCGACCGGTCCGCTGACAGCGGTCGGACCGAACTGTCCGGCCGGCGACCCGGCCGGCGCCCAGCGGCCGGCCGAGTCCGCCTCCTCCCCCGATCCGGCTCCGGCGGCGCCCTTCCTCATCGACCGCAACAGCCAGGCGGCCGAGGAGGCGAACCGCGACCCGGCCCGTGCCCAGGCCATCGCGCCGCTGGTCAACACCCCCACCGCGTTCCCGGTCGGCGACTGGCTGCGGGACGTGTCCGGCGAGGTCCGCACGCGCGTCTCCGCCAGCCGCGACACCGGCACGACCGCGATCTTCATGATCTACGCGATTCCGCACCGCGACGCGGGTGCCGGACACTCCGCCGGCGGCCTGCCCAACGCCGACGCCTACCGGACGTTCACCCGCCAGGTCGCCGGCGCGATCAGTGACGCCCGCGCGGTCGTCGTCCTCGAGCCGGACTCGCTCGGCCAGATGGACAGCCTGCCCGCCGACCAGCAGGCCGAGCGCTACGCGCTGCTCAACGACGCGGTCGGCGTCTACGGCGCGCTGCCCAACACCAGCGTCTACCTGGACGGCGCGAACTGCGGCTGGACGGCCGCCCCGGTGATCGCCGATCGGCTCCTGCGAGCCGGGGTGAAGGGCGCCCGCGGCTTCGCGGTCAACGTGTCGAACTACTACCGGACCGCGGACGAGACGGCCCGCGGCGAGGTCGTCTCGGCGCTGACCGGCGGCACCCACTTCGTGGTCGACACCTCCCGCAACGGGCAGGGCCCCGCCGACGGGATCCAGGACCCGTGGTGCAACCCTCCGGGACGCGGCCTGGGGGCCGCCCCGACGATCGAGACCGGCTCACCGCATGCCGACGCCTTCCTCTGGATCAAAACCCCGGGTGCGAGCGACGGCGAGTGCGGACGCGGCGACCCCGTGGCCGGCGCCTGGTGGCAGCAGCAGGCAGAGGAGCTGGTCCGCCTTGCGGCGACCGGCTGA
- a CDS encoding SCO family protein codes for MRRPAERHGQRGRASTGLACAGTATLLLFTGVACGSGDGGSSSPAVVDLSEVGGAAGVRGVSLGTPVAKPTTTLVDTAGAPFDLRTDQATAGRVTLVFFGFTNCPDICPTTMADLDAALESIPAADRDRIRVVFVSTDPDRDTAPVIRHWLDQFDASFIGLTGTWPHIKEFADALDVAIEPAVREADGTVNVTHSAQVTAFGPDGTARVAYLTGTSVADYAHDLPLLIRGET; via the coding sequence TTGCGGCGACCGGCTGAGCGGCACGGGCAGCGGGGGCGGGCGTCCACTGGCCTGGCCTGCGCCGGGACGGCGACCCTGCTGCTGTTCACCGGGGTGGCCTGCGGTTCCGGGGACGGCGGCTCGTCCAGCCCGGCCGTGGTCGATCTCAGCGAGGTCGGCGGGGCGGCCGGAGTACGTGGTGTGTCCCTCGGTACCCCCGTCGCGAAGCCCACCACGACGCTGGTCGACACCGCCGGGGCTCCGTTCGACCTGCGGACGGACCAGGCGACCGCCGGCCGGGTCACGCTGGTGTTCTTCGGGTTCACCAACTGCCCCGACATCTGCCCGACGACCATGGCCGACCTGGACGCGGCGCTGGAGAGCATCCCCGCGGCCGACCGCGACCGGATCCGGGTCGTGTTCGTCTCGACCGACCCGGACCGCGACACCGCACCGGTCATCCGCCACTGGCTGGACCAGTTCGACGCGTCCTTCATCGGCCTGACCGGCACCTGGCCGCACATCAAGGAGTTCGCCGACGCGCTGGACGTGGCGATCGAACCGGCGGTACGCGAGGCCGACGGCACGGTGAACGTGACACACAGCGCGCAGGTGACCGCGTTCGGCCCGGACGGCACCGCCCGGGTCGCCTACCTGACGGGCACCTCGGTGGCCGACTACGCCCACGACCTGCCGTTGCTGATCCGCGGCGAGACCTGA
- a CDS encoding helix-turn-helix domain-containing protein, whose protein sequence is MARPADPLAVVDEYVRAAPVPALRPYIAWYSGYRQRGLAPALHRGLPSPYLTLIFTLDEPLTVVGHPDPRQAPGGYDTLLGGLHTSPALIAHDGAQSGVQVALRPLGARALLGLPAGELAQHDLPADAVLGRVCEEARERMRAASGWAGTFAVLDDILSRRSGHRVSAVDPEIAEAWAMLERARGSVPVVELAAEVGWSTRHLRTRFRTEIGLTPKAAARVIRFDHARRLLGRRAAAVAGAGGPGELALADLAAGCGYFDQAHLAREFRALAGAPPSRWLAEEAGYPATGRRARAENIGTK, encoded by the coding sequence ATGGCCAGGCCAGCTGACCCGCTCGCGGTGGTGGACGAGTACGTCCGCGCGGCGCCGGTGCCCGCGTTGCGCCCGTACATCGCCTGGTACAGCGGCTACCGCCAGCGTGGGCTCGCGCCCGCCCTGCACCGCGGCCTGCCCTCGCCGTACCTCACGTTGATCTTCACCCTGGACGAGCCACTGACGGTCGTCGGGCATCCCGATCCCCGCCAGGCGCCGGGCGGCTACGACACCCTGCTCGGGGGGCTGCACACCTCGCCTGCGCTGATCGCACACGACGGCGCCCAGTCGGGAGTGCAGGTCGCGCTGCGGCCGCTCGGCGCGCGGGCGCTGCTCGGCCTGCCGGCGGGCGAGCTCGCCCAGCACGATCTTCCGGCGGACGCGGTCCTCGGTCGTGTGTGCGAGGAGGCGCGGGAGCGGATGCGGGCGGCTTCCGGTTGGGCGGGAACATTCGCGGTGCTGGACGACATCCTGTCCCGACGGTCCGGTCACCGGGTGTCCGCGGTCGATCCGGAGATCGCCGAGGCATGGGCGATGCTGGAGCGTGCCCGAGGCTCCGTCCCGGTGGTGGAGTTGGCGGCCGAGGTCGGCTGGAGCACCCGCCACCTGCGGACGCGGTTCAGAACCGAGATCGGCCTGACCCCGAAGGCGGCGGCCAGGGTCATCCGTTTCGATCATGCCCGTCGCCTGCTCGGTCGCCGGGCCGCGGCCGTGGCGGGTGCCGGAGGCCCGGGGGAACTGGCCCTGGCGGATCTGGCGGCCGGTTGCGGGTACTTCGACCAGGCGCACCTGGCCCGCGAGTTCCGCGCGCTGGCCGGGGCGCCGCCGAGCCGTTGGCTCGCGGAGGAGGCGGGCTACCCGGCGACCGGTCGACGGGCGCGGGCGGAGAACATCGGGACGAAATAG
- a CDS encoding DUF4184 family protein: MPFTLSHPAAVLPLRRLGLPMSALVAGSMVPDVPVFLGWSAMYHLSHSLLGVVTFVPLLSLAALGIWFCLARDALLDLAPDPVRLRLPPRARPTGRQWLLAPVAAVVGGLTHTGWDAFTHENRWGVRQVAWLRAEHGALPGFKWLQYGMGAAGLIVVAAAVVVHLRALPRGPRRPRRHSAEAAVLPAVVALAAGTGAVVGLAQASRGLHAVAFRGVVTGVIALVVGLFLIAAGWQAANRGPQADGRWASGRTLE, encoded by the coding sequence GTGCCTTTCACGTTGAGTCATCCCGCCGCGGTGCTGCCGTTGCGGCGGCTCGGGCTGCCGATGAGCGCGCTGGTGGCCGGGTCGATGGTTCCGGACGTACCGGTTTTCCTCGGCTGGTCGGCGATGTACCACCTCAGCCACAGCCTGCTCGGTGTCGTGACCTTCGTCCCCCTGCTCTCCCTGGCCGCGTTGGGGATCTGGTTCTGCCTGGCCCGCGACGCCCTGCTCGACCTGGCTCCGGATCCGGTCAGGCTGCGGCTGCCGCCCCGGGCCCGGCCCACGGGACGTCAGTGGCTGCTGGCCCCGGTGGCCGCGGTCGTCGGGGGCCTGACGCACACGGGTTGGGACGCCTTTACCCACGAGAATCGATGGGGTGTCCGTCAGGTGGCCTGGCTGCGCGCCGAGCACGGCGCCCTGCCCGGCTTCAAATGGCTCCAGTACGGCATGGGCGCGGCCGGGCTGATCGTGGTCGCGGCGGCGGTCGTCGTCCACCTGCGGGCGCTGCCACGAGGGCCACGACGGCCGCGGCGGCATTCGGCGGAAGCGGCGGTCCTTCCGGCGGTGGTGGCCCTGGCGGCGGGGACCGGCGCCGTCGTCGGCCTGGCGCAGGCGTCGCGCGGGCTGCACGCGGTCGCCTTCCGCGGCGTCGTCACCGGCGTGATCGCGTTGGTGGTGGGCCTGTTCCTGATCGCCGCCGGCTGGCAGGCGGCGAACCGCGGGCCCCAGGCCGACGGTCGGTGGGCATCGGGACGCACACTGGAGTGA
- a CDS encoding VOC family protein has protein sequence MSDVKAPPPQVWPTLRARDARALIAFLTEAFGFEEVVSYGPADHGGSGDRVDHAELAWPAGGGVMLGSTRDDPDDPCGLQPGSFGAYVVTAEPDALCARARAAGAQITMEPHDTDYGSRDFAARDPEGNSWSFGTYPGAPRRA, from the coding sequence ATGAGCGATGTGAAGGCACCACCGCCCCAGGTCTGGCCGACGCTGCGCGCCCGCGACGCGCGGGCGCTGATCGCCTTCCTCACCGAGGCGTTCGGCTTCGAGGAGGTCGTCTCGTACGGACCCGCCGACCACGGCGGGTCCGGCGACCGGGTGGACCACGCCGAGCTCGCCTGGCCGGCGGGCGGCGGCGTCATGCTCGGCTCGACCCGTGACGACCCCGACGACCCGTGTGGCCTCCAACCGGGCAGCTTCGGCGCCTACGTGGTGACAGCGGAACCGGACGCCCTGTGCGCCCGGGCCAGGGCCGCGGGGGCACAGATCACCATGGAACCGCATGACACCGACTACGGGTCACGGGACTTCGCCGCCCGTGACCCCGAGGGCAACAGCTGGTCGTTCGGGACCTACCCCGGCGCGCCCCGCCGGGCCTGA
- a CDS encoding SAM-dependent methyltransferase, with translation MDEATRAAVRWPTHRSTPPVDLRTDIPHSARMYDYFLGGKDNFPADREAAEHLLAVYPATRTTAVQGRAFMTRAVRHLARDAGIHQFLDIGTGIPTSSNLHETAQAAVPAARVLYVDNDPIVLSHARALLTSTPRGRTAYLDADLLDPGRIIRSAELRDTFDLDRPVALSLFSILHFVPDDQDPAGIVRELLGALAPGSYLAITHATGDFVAPEVAELGTTIYQDRGIPFQPRSHAEITALLDGLEPVAPGLVPVHRWHPEDEGEERLADAEVSSYGAIARKPPPGSPPD, from the coding sequence ATGGACGAGGCCACGCGTGCTGCGGTGAGATGGCCGACGCACCGAAGCACACCCCCGGTGGACCTGCGCACCGACATCCCGCATTCCGCCCGGATGTACGACTACTTCCTCGGCGGCAAGGACAACTTCCCCGCCGATCGCGAAGCGGCCGAACACCTGCTGGCGGTCTACCCGGCGACCAGGACGACCGCGGTGCAGGGCCGGGCGTTCATGACGAGGGCCGTCCGCCATCTGGCCCGCGACGCCGGGATCCACCAGTTCCTCGACATCGGGACGGGCATCCCGACCAGCTCCAACCTGCACGAGACGGCGCAGGCGGCCGTCCCCGCGGCCCGGGTCCTGTACGTCGACAACGACCCGATCGTCCTGTCGCACGCCCGCGCCCTGCTGACGAGCACCCCGCGCGGCCGGACGGCCTACCTGGACGCGGACCTGCTCGATCCCGGCAGGATCATCCGTTCCGCCGAGCTGCGCGACACCTTCGACCTCGACCGGCCCGTCGCGCTGTCCCTGTTCTCGATCCTGCATTTCGTGCCGGACGACCAGGACCCGGCGGGCATCGTCCGGGAGCTGCTCGGGGCCCTCGCCCCGGGCAGCTACCTGGCGATCACCCACGCCACCGGGGATTTCGTGGCCCCGGAGGTCGCCGAGCTCGGCACCACGATCTACCAGGACCGCGGGATCCCCTTCCAGCCGCGCTCCCACGCCGAGATCACCGCGTTGCTCGACGGCCTCGAACCGGTGGCGCCCGGGCTCGTCCCGGTGCACCGCTGGCATCCGGAAGACGAGGGGGAAGAGCGACTCGCGGACGCCGAGGTGAGCAGCTACGGGGCGATCGCCCGCAAACCCCCGCCCGGCTCCCCGCCGGACTGA
- a CDS encoding carboxylesterase/lipase family protein: MVLLAVLCPACGGGEAGGRPGASGAGTGVAAGGGAAGGGGVVPTAEPVVRTTGGEVRGVTEGPVVSFFGLPYAAPPVGALRWRPPAQAAPWNGVRDGSVRGRPCPQEGPLAGAASEDCLFVNVSMPAGAPRATGTGLPVLVWIHGGGFVTGSANEADLSALAAGGPALLVGVNYRLGALGQLALPALNAESGGDAGSYSLADLIAALRWVRANAAAFGGDQNNVTIFGESAGSVNVCGLLAAPSAHGLFQRAVMQSGPCQWPLPTMATAEGTGQQFAARMGCADPAGVLDCLRARPVEQIVGGSGQSDILTAPTWAPVVGSRTLPRPPVDAVAAGSAAGVSVLLGTVRDEGRAFTASYDSGGELTDERFAQIVRAEIPDRADAVLAAYPPGVVPARERLAQVITDRVFACPTAHSADLFSQPSGQPGAGSGSGSGPGGVGPGRTFLYEFDVPGLGPVTDGVATGATHAGELPYLFRSAASDAPRPGATAGERALSAAMVDYWTRFAATGDPNTPPAGAVGMGSGERVLPAWPPWPGEWNSTVPDRLALEPGVLVARSGYAAAHHCDIWG; the protein is encoded by the coding sequence GTGGTGCTGCTGGCGGTCCTGTGCCCGGCCTGCGGTGGCGGCGAGGCCGGGGGCCGCCCCGGTGCGTCCGGTGCGGGCACCGGCGTGGCAGCGGGCGGTGGCGCGGCGGGTGGCGGCGGGGTGGTGCCGACGGCCGAGCCGGTCGTGCGGACCACCGGCGGCGAGGTCCGCGGTGTCACCGAGGGCCCGGTGGTGTCCTTCTTCGGTCTTCCCTACGCGGCGCCGCCGGTCGGCGCGCTGCGCTGGCGGCCGCCCGCCCAGGCGGCCCCCTGGAACGGCGTGCGGGACGGTTCCGTGCGCGGCCGTCCCTGCCCGCAGGAAGGGCCGCTGGCCGGCGCCGCCAGCGAGGACTGCCTGTTCGTGAACGTGAGCATGCCGGCCGGCGCGCCCCGGGCGACCGGTACGGGGCTGCCGGTGCTGGTGTGGATCCACGGCGGCGGCTTTGTCACCGGATCGGCCAACGAGGCGGACCTGTCCGCGCTCGCGGCCGGCGGGCCCGCCCTGCTCGTGGGCGTGAACTACCGACTCGGCGCGCTCGGCCAGCTCGCGCTGCCGGCGCTGAACGCCGAGTCCGGCGGTGACGCGGGCTCGTACTCGCTGGCGGACCTCATCGCCGCGCTGCGCTGGGTGCGGGCGAACGCCGCCGCCTTCGGCGGGGACCAGAACAACGTGACGATCTTCGGGGAGTCCGCGGGCTCGGTGAACGTCTGCGGGCTGCTGGCGGCGCCGTCCGCGCACGGACTGTTCCAGCGGGCGGTCATGCAGAGCGGGCCGTGCCAGTGGCCGCTGCCGACCATGGCCACGGCCGAGGGAACAGGCCAGCAGTTCGCCGCCCGGATGGGCTGCGCGGACCCCGCCGGGGTGCTCGACTGCCTGCGGGCGCGGCCGGTGGAGCAGATCGTCGGCGGCTCCGGGCAGTCGGACATCCTGACCGCTCCGACCTGGGCACCGGTGGTCGGCAGCCGGACGCTTCCCCGCCCTCCGGTGGACGCCGTCGCCGCCGGCTCCGCGGCCGGGGTGTCCGTCCTGCTCGGGACGGTGCGCGACGAGGGGCGGGCCTTCACCGCCAGCTACGACTCCGGTGGGGAGCTCACCGACGAACGGTTCGCGCAGATCGTCCGGGCGGAGATCCCCGACCGGGCGGACGCCGTCCTCGCGGCCTACCCGCCCGGGGTCGTCCCCGCCCGCGAACGGCTCGCGCAGGTGATCACGGACCGGGTCTTCGCCTGCCCGACCGCGCACTCCGCCGACCTGTTCAGCCAGCCCAGCGGGCAGCCCGGGGCCGGGTCGGGGTCCGGGTCCGGGCCGGGGGGCGTCGGGCCCGGTCGGACGTTCCTGTACGAGTTCGACGTCCCGGGCCTCGGGCCGGTGACCGACGGGGTGGCCACGGGCGCCACCCACGCCGGGGAGCTGCCGTACCTGTTCCGCTCCGCCGCCTCGGACGCGCCGCGGCCGGGGGCGACCGCCGGGGAGCGCGCGCTGTCCGCGGCGATGGTCGACTACTGGACCCGGTTCGCCGCCACCGGTGATCCGAACACGCCGCCCGCCGGGGCCGTCGGTATGGGGTCCGGGGAGCGGGTGCTCCCGGCCTGGCCGCCCTGGCCGGGAGAATGGAACTCGACGGTTCCGGACCGGCTGGCCCTTGAGCCGGGTGTGCTGGTGGCGCGCTCCGGCTACGCCGCGGCGCACCACTGCGACATCTGGGGCTGA
- the bldC gene encoding developmental transcriptional regulator BldC: protein MTTRTPDAEPLLTPAEVATMFRVDPKTVTRWAKAGKLTSIRTLGGHRRYREAEVRALLKGVPSIGSDI, encoded by the coding sequence ATGACGACGAGAACGCCGGATGCCGAGCCGCTGCTGACGCCCGCCGAGGTAGCCACGATGTTTCGGGTGGACCCGAAGACCGTGACCCGGTGGGCCAAGGCCGGAAAGCTGACCTCGATCCGGACGCTGGGCGGTCACCGCCGGTACCGCGAGGCGGAGGTGCGTGCCCTGCTGAAGGGAGTTCCGAGCATCGGAAGTGACATCTGA
- a CDS encoding Leu/Phe/Val dehydrogenase, translating to MSAVVGTSTGVSSVFEAGAEHEQVVFCSDRATGLRAVIAIYSTALGPALGGTRFHTYPDEASALADALALSRAMAYKAACAGLDLGGGKAVILGDPARDKTEALLRAYGRFIASLGGRYVTACDVGTYVEDMDTVARETRWVTGRSPAHGGSGDSGVLTAYGVFEGMRASARHRWGTPSLAGRRVAVSGVGKVGLRLVGHLVEEGATVLAGDTDPGALRRLGARHPDVRLVADPDELLRAEVDIYAPCALGGVLTDETVPALRAEIVCGGANNQLAHPGVDKVLADAGVLYAPDFVVNAGGLIQVADEIEGYSPERARARAARIFDTALDIFRLAEAEGVTPAVAAGRFAERRMTDIGRLRGILLP from the coding sequence ATGTCAGCGGTGGTCGGCACGTCCACGGGAGTCTCGTCGGTGTTCGAGGCCGGCGCGGAGCACGAGCAGGTGGTGTTCTGCTCCGACCGGGCCACCGGCCTGCGCGCCGTGATCGCCATCTACTCGACCGCGCTGGGGCCGGCGCTGGGCGGAACCCGGTTCCACACCTACCCGGACGAGGCGTCCGCGCTCGCCGACGCCCTCGCGCTCTCCCGGGCGATGGCCTACAAGGCGGCCTGCGCGGGCCTGGACCTCGGCGGCGGCAAGGCGGTCATCCTGGGCGACCCGGCCCGGGACAAGACCGAGGCGCTGCTGCGCGCCTACGGACGCTTCATCGCCTCCCTGGGCGGCCGCTACGTGACGGCCTGCGACGTCGGGACGTACGTCGAGGACATGGACACCGTCGCCAGGGAGACCCGCTGGGTCACCGGCCGGTCGCCGGCGCACGGCGGCTCGGGCGACTCCGGCGTCCTGACCGCGTACGGCGTCTTCGAGGGCATGCGCGCCAGCGCCCGGCACCGATGGGGGACGCCCTCGCTCGCCGGGCGCCGGGTCGCCGTCAGCGGGGTCGGCAAGGTCGGCCTGCGCCTCGTGGGGCACCTGGTGGAGGAGGGGGCGACCGTTCTGGCCGGGGACACCGATCCGGGCGCCCTGCGGCGACTGGGGGCCCGCCATCCCGACGTCCGGCTGGTGGCCGACCCCGACGAGCTCCTGCGGGCCGAGGTCGACATCTACGCGCCGTGCGCGCTGGGCGGGGTGCTCACCGACGAGACCGTGCCCGCGCTGCGCGCGGAGATCGTCTGCGGCGGGGCGAACAACCAGCTGGCCCACCCGGGCGTGGACAAGGTCCTGGCCGACGCGGGCGTGCTGTACGCGCCCGACTTCGTGGTCAACGCCGGCGGCCTGATCCAGGTGGCGGACGAGATCGAGGGGTACTCCCCGGAACGGGCCAGGGCCCGGGCCGCCCGGATCTTCGACACGGCGCTGGACATCTTCCGGCTCGCCGAGGCGGAGGGGGTGACCCCGGCGGTGGCCGCGGGGCGGTTCGCCGAGCGCCGGATGACCGACATCGGCCGACTGCGGGGCATCCTGCTGCCCTGA
- a CDS encoding DUF3073 domain-containing protein: protein MGRGRAKAKQTKVARELKYNSPTMDLDRLKADLGAGTTRETESDEPYSDDDYGYDAYLDDEDEHRSSR, encoded by the coding sequence ATGGGGCGCGGCCGAGCGAAGGCCAAGCAGACGAAAGTCGCCCGCGAGCTCAAGTACAACTCGCCCACTATGGATCTCGACCGGTTGAAGGCGGATCTGGGCGCGGGTACTACGCGGGAGACCGAGAGCGACGAACCGTACTCGGATGACGACTACGGTTACGACGCCTACCTGGACGATGAGGACGAGCACCGCTCGTCCCGTTGA
- the purM gene encoding phosphoribosylformylglycinamidine cyclo-ligase, whose amino-acid sequence MVRHTDGSGPAAEAGGRGGDTGGRSVSYRDAGVDVEAGDRAVQLMRQHVARATRPEVVGSLGGFAGLFALDVARYRRPLLASSTDGVGTKIALARAMDVHDTVGIDLVAMVVDDLVVCGAEPLFLLDYIACGSLEPARIASIVAGIAAGCEQAGCALVGGETAEHPGLMGIDDYDLAATGVGVVEADAVLGPELVRPGDVVVAMGSSGLHSNGFSLVRHILFGPVEPDQPGGVSVAGRAALARHEEALGTTLGQALLTPTRIYARDCLAVIEAAEVHAFAHITGGGLAANLARVIPPGTAAVVERSTWAPPAVFGLLAERGGVSEADMEATFNQGVGMVAVVAPADAGAVVRTLADRGVAAWVAGRVEPLPGEAEADGAARLVGAHP is encoded by the coding sequence GTGGTGAGGCACACCGACGGATCCGGGCCGGCCGCGGAGGCCGGCGGTCGGGGCGGCGACACCGGGGGACGCTCGGTCTCCTACCGGGACGCCGGGGTCGACGTCGAGGCCGGCGACCGGGCCGTTCAGCTCATGCGCCAGCACGTCGCCCGTGCCACCCGACCCGAGGTCGTGGGGTCACTCGGTGGCTTCGCGGGCCTGTTCGCGCTGGACGTGGCCCGCTACCGGCGCCCGCTGCTCGCCTCGTCCACCGACGGCGTGGGCACGAAGATCGCCCTGGCCAGGGCGATGGACGTCCACGACACGGTGGGCATCGACCTGGTCGCCATGGTGGTCGACGACCTGGTCGTCTGCGGCGCGGAGCCGCTGTTCCTACTCGACTACATCGCCTGTGGCTCCCTCGAGCCGGCGCGGATCGCCTCGATCGTCGCCGGGATCGCCGCCGGCTGCGAGCAGGCCGGGTGCGCCCTGGTGGGTGGCGAGACCGCGGAACACCCCGGCCTCATGGGAATCGACGACTACGACCTGGCCGCGACGGGGGTCGGGGTCGTCGAGGCCGACGCCGTGCTCGGGCCGGAGCTGGTCCGGCCGGGGGACGTGGTGGTCGCGATGGGGTCATCCGGTCTCCACTCCAACGGTTTCTCGCTGGTAAGACACATCCTGTTCGGTCCGGTCGAGCCTGACCAGCCCGGAGGGGTCTCCGTGGCGGGTCGGGCGGCGCTGGCGCGGCACGAGGAAGCCCTGGGGACGACCCTCGGGCAGGCGTTGCTCACGCCCACCCGTATCTACGCCCGGGACTGCCTGGCCGTCATCGAGGCGGCGGAGGTGCACGCCTTCGCCCACATCACCGGCGGCGGTCTCGCGGCGAACCTGGCCCGGGTGATCCCACCGGGGACGGCCGCCGTCGTGGAACGGTCGACCTGGGCTCCGCCGGCCGTGTTCGGCCTGCTCGCCGAGCGCGGCGGGGTGAGTGAGGCCGACATGGAGGCCACGTTCAACCAGGGGGTCGGAATGGTCGCGGTCGTCGCGCCCGCCGATGCCGGGGCAGTGGTGCGGACGCTGGCTGACCGTGGCGTCGCCGCCTGGGTCGCCGGGCGGGTCGAGCCGCTGCCCGGAGAAGCCGAAGCGGACGGCGCGGCGCGCCTGGTGGGCGCTCATCCCTGA